From Chrysemys picta bellii isolate R12L10 chromosome 1, ASM1138683v2, whole genome shotgun sequence:
CATGGTACAGTCTCCTTGAGCTCACCCACAGGCCTCTTATCCTCTCCACATTTCAATCCCTCTTGAATATTGTTGACAGGCATGTTATTCCCTCCCTGCCCAAACTCTGCTTCCTGTCACTCTGTCCTTAAACTGGGagttcctcagggcaggggccattTCTGCTTGCCTGTCTGGGAAGCACCAAGCCACTGCTCCCATCACCCACCCCCGAGAAGAGCTGCAATCCAGGGAATGCTGAAAGGTTCAGTACTTACGCCCCGACGATGCTGACACTCCCTTCTCGCTCGGGgttccccagacacttcactctGCCAGCTCGCTCATAGAACGAGGCCAGACGGGCACCGAGGTAGGCTGGATAGCCACTGTCTGCAAGCATCACAGAGAAACTACATCATGCGAAGGCTCAGCATCTACAGGAAGGCTTCCTGTGGCTGAACACCAAGAACAAAGTCTACTCACCAGCTGGCATTTCAGCTAAACGCCCTGAAATTTCCCTAAGGGCCTCAGCCCATCGGGAAGTGGAGTCAGCCATCATACTGACATTGTAGCCCATGTCCCGGAAATACTCAGACAGGGTGATTCCTAGAACAAAGAGAAGAGCACACTGCAGGTTACAGTTCAGACAAGTACTCTGGCTCATACACCTTTCCTAGAAGGGCAAGAAGCCTTTTCAGGTGACACTGAAATACTCATTTAGATTTTGATGACAAGGGAGGCTGAAAGTTATTCCTTTTGGATTCCCAAGAGTTTCCTCACTGCTTTGGTACCTtctccctctctgctcctattCTCGGAACACCGATTTGCTCCCCCTTGGTGAGCCACGTGGACTGTGCCCCCATTTTTGTTCTTCTGGTCCATGAGATTCAAGAGCTATGCCATTAGTTAACTTGTGCTTCTTTTGAAAGGTTGCCTCCGAGGCGGTGTAACAGACAGGGAGGCTATTCCCAAAGTGTGGCTTTAAAACAGTCCTTTACAGCAGAGAAGGGGATTTAAAGCTAATAGGATGCATCCTTTGGTTTCCAAACTGGCAGACTACAATAACTTTAAGGGAGGTCAGGTTTTGTCTCAATTATTTGTTAGCATTCAGTAAACAGCTTGTATTTTAAGATGAAGGGCATAACCCTCATCCCACCAATTTATGGAGGAATGTAAAGAGATAAAAAGGTGCATAGCTGTATTCTCCACAGTCAAGAAACCATACTCTCTCCAGAATGAGCTAAGCTTTACAGAGTTGATACCAAACAACTACAGGATCAGAGCTGACAAAAAATCCACACTAGTAGCAAGGATTAAAATGGCAAATGCAATTCCTTGGCAGCCTATGTCTAAGAGAAGATCAAACTACTACACAAAACCTATTGGGTAAGTAAGGTTTAGAAAGATCAGTTTCTGAAACTAAGCAAAGTTAGTGAGCAGAGAATACATTGGAATCTGGATATACCAGAGGGCAAGATGACACCTATCCCGGGTAGCTTTTACTTCTCTTGTAACTCTTACCGGTATAAATAGAGGCTTCTCTGGCAGCGACGGGCATGTTGGAGGTATTTGCTACTAAAGCTGTTCTCTTCATAATACTTTCTACCTTGCCATCAACTTCCATCGTGAGCTAAAAAGGCAAAAAAGCAGCACATGAATCTGTATAACCCTACAGTGATTATCCCCCCCACTCCTGTGCCAGAAAAAGACCCAGTACAAGAGTATTTGCCCTCACAAGTGGTCTAACAAtgagagcaggggattggactttgGGCTCGTGAGTTCTATATGCTGTTCTGTTACCGAAACCCCAAGTGACTTTGGGTAAATTCCTTAATTTACACGCCTCGGTTTGCCCACCGGTGAAAGGGTGAGGACAGATTTACTAGAGGTAAAGCTTGTTCAGATAATTGGATCAATACCACTTAGAACAGATATAAATGCTTTCACCTTCAAAATGGTGTATAAACAATTGTACTTTGGAACCTTTGTGGACAATATGTAGATAGGGAAACGGAGGCAGAAAAGGTAAATGACTTTCTAGAGCAGGAGGTGGGATTAGAACTCACAGCCGCACTCCTGTGCTCAGACCATGTCCGGTAAATATGCTAGATGAGCAGTATTGCTATATTAATGCTCTCTGGTTCTTAtgtttgccattttgttggcTTATTTTAGTATTAGCAGTGTTACTGTTCAGTAAACTTGTGAGGGAAATGCGGAGCATATCGTCTTTGTGAATTTAATTACAGTCTTCCTCAGCCTCCCCGTGAGGTCAGAAAATAATCTATTTACGTGTTTGTGCACTGTGCTCTGTAAATTTCTAAAAGAAGCTAGCTCTCCCAGGAGACACATCTGTCCCCCCTACTATTGCATCCCCGTAAAGGGACGACTCAACTCTCCCAACGACAACTAAGgtggatttttttggggggtggagagggaagaaCAGGGAACTGCACAGATATTGCTTTGAAAACATAGGGCTATAGGAAGGAACCACAGTAGTCAAGTTAATAAATTGATGTGCAAAACAGTCAGTCAGTGCTACATTAGGGTTtcgatttaaaaataaatcacacatGAGTTTTCAATTCCATAAATTACACCCCAGGCAATGAGACCCACCATTAGGCAACTGCAGTCAGAGACAGGGATTCCCTTTCCCCTTATAAAGAAGCACTGAAGAGCACATTGTCACATTGTCTGTATTATCTCGCAATAACACCCCTAGGAtctgatttgcagaggtgctgagcacctacattCTCAGTTACTTCAACACTAGTGTATACATACAAAGGGGCAGAACTCAAACAGCTTTTGAAAAGATTTTCTTCATGGGTGCAACTAAAACCTCAACATTTATGTAATGTtgcctatttttatttatttattttttttaaactaatgttTATCCCAATGTTAGTTCAAATGTTGTGTTGAAAGCTCCCAAAACTGACATCCTTCCCTGCATGGGACAATGACAGCTCTTACTATAGCACAACAGATTGCCACGCCACATGGTGTCTGGAGGGACATGAAATGAGGCCCGCAACAGCTGAGGGTCTGACAGTATCCAGTGGTTCAAAGCCACCATATCAACAAGACACATGCAACACCTCTGTTCCCAGGAACATTTGGAAAGAATCCTTGCATCCCATACTGACCTCTGGGAAATCTCTGAGTACTTCAGACATCTCATTTCCTCGTTCTCCACAGCCTACATAGATGATAACATCACTGTTGGAGTACTTGGAGAGAGACTGCGAGATCACAGTCTTTCCACAGCCAAAGGCCCCGGGGATAGCAGTAGTACCCCCTTGTACACACCTGAGGAAAGAAGAGCCAGACTGGTTTATACTGAACTCAGACAAAGACAAGCAATGTCCTGTTTGCATATTGGAGTAAGTTTTCTTCTCAGCCCTCTGAGGCTCTCTCACTTCACTTGCCTAAGACGGCAAAGATGGCACATGGAATCAGGTTTACCCCATGTCATGAGTACATGCGATATTTCAACAAGCCAGAACAAAGGGAACAGGCTGTCCCTCCCCTACACCAACAGCACCTACCACTGTTCCCAGAGTAACTAGCTAGTGCTGGGACAACAGCTGGAACAGGTTCAGTACAAAAATATGTTTCACTAATGGAGATGTCTGAGGAATGAGCAGGCTGAACATCCAACTTAGAAGCATCACTGAGAGAAGAAGTGACATGAGACATTAGGCCAATGTTGTCAAGCatagatgcctaaagttaggcacttaaatccatatgcaggcatctaaataagtggtATATTTTCACAGGTGCCAAGcctctgaagtcactgggagttgcaggtgcctaactttaggcctcCAATTTGGAAAATGTAGGCCCTTGTACAAGCTGCTTTCTCAGTGATAAGATAAGTGATAACTCTGACTATATCTGGAGACTCCCTAGTTATAGCATTTACTAGGCCTGTTTTATTATGACgacattttcctcctccttttggtGCACAGGGAAATTTTGTTTTTGCCAGGGATTCCTCTGAAGTACTTGCATCACCATTTTTGGGATGTTGCTCTGGGGCATAGGAGATTTATATACATTTTCTACTCCGCTTAAAGGAATTCTTGTTCAAAGATCAGAACGAAGCCCCACGGAACCCCAGGTGGTACTTACGGAAAGAGGGCATCAAGGACCCGTTGGCCAGTTAGCAATGGATGGTTGGCTGGTAATTTTTCAGTGACGGGACGGATTTGACGTACAGGCCAGACCTGTACCATAGTGAACTTCTCCTTCACACCTTCAAATTCCAGCTCCAAGACAACATCCTACCAGAAGGCAGCAGACACCCGGAGTAAGCAGACAGCTAGATGCTGGGGGAATGTGCAAGTTCTCATTCTCACAAGTCTATACAGAATCCCACCAGCAATGCACACCATTAATGACTAGTTATTCTTTAGAGCCATAGGCCTTCCAGTCACCCCAGTTACTACCCCAGCCTGCGGGAAGCCCActtggggaattctgcgccactgcgcatgcacagaatttatgtcccccgcagatttctttgtttcccagcagaaaaatgactttctgatggggaaacaAAGGGGAGCCACAAGAGccatgtgaccctccccagcagtatgttttgggttcccagggcagccagcagagaagtaaatcactgtggggcagggggtgggacaggggtggCCCCTACCCTGCGCCGGGCTCAGCTGCCAATCCCAGCTGgcaggacaggacttcctcttcccctgcatggcatccagGGCCATGTCATACCAACCTCCAGATTTCTCCCctagctgtaggaagctctgcaaattcccctcaccccatgcttcctgcacccattgctcctcggctgcagggggagggatcaccgtacagggagctgctcctccatctgcccaacccccatgcatccagaccccctcacacccagaccctcccaccaagcctcagcccccccctgcacccagaaccccctccagccccactccccctgcaccaccccaATGAGTAACCCACACACGGATCCCTACCCCACTGAGCTctaaccagctgcacctggatccccaccccactgagccccactcccccagcatccgAATCCCCCTGCCAagctctatcccccccccccccccccgcgcctgcTGAGTCCCAATCACCTTTACCTGGACCCACCGTCAGAGTCCCGTTACACCcagaaccaccccccccccccccaacaagcccaCATGCATCAagatcccccctgcacccagatcccccactgagccacccagattgccccacacagaaccctctccaTCCACACCTGGaccccccccacactaagcccctccacacttggatcctgccttgctgagcctgcctgcccacacctggtgcacctggcatagaggggcagggcactggggtcttTCTGGGGCTGCCccagtccttgcactgtgtcagagttgggtgcagcctcaccgctgagccTGTGTctggggaaggtggtggtggtggggggggggcggcacagtGATCTCAtctatgcagccagtggcctgtgctccccaatgccatgctggggcttccacatttatttgacaaataaaatttgcagaattttaaaatattgtgcacagaatttttttttttttggcacagaatgccaaAGGAGTAGGAAATCAAGTGTAAGCATAAAGCCTCAGCTTCAAATAATCGTGACGCACAGTAGCTAATGAAAATGCCATTGTTGATTCTGCATGTACTTGGGACACTGCAGGACCACCCACAGTGGAGTGGCAAACATGGTGTATTTAAATGGCATCCACTCCCACACATAAGCAAGGCTGAGTTTTCACCATACGGAGCAGCTTGATTTCACAAGGTATTAGGGTGATCACTGTTGGCAAGTTGGCAGCAGGTGACCTGCATCTCCAAAACCCAGCTGCAAGAGTGTGGAAAGCACTAGCCAACACCATCTGGAAAACTTACTGATGTGTCGTAGTTCCCTGGTGGAGCAATATATGTTACCGTCCCCCTGTTCCGTGGGGGCAACATGATTTTGTGTTTGATAAGGGAGTTTTCATTCACCAGTCCATAAATATCTCCCCCAGTGATGTGACTGCCAACCTAGGATCAGGAGAAGAAAGTATTCCTTTAGTCATACAAATGAAAGCTTCAGGTTTAGAGAGAGAAGCACAAGGCTTTATAAAACAGTCCTTAAATCTAGCACCCTGACTGTCTTCTATGCAAGGCACTGTAACAGCCCAATAGCCTGTTTGCATCTTTTACTAGCACTGTGACAGCCCTGCTAGAAATGTGCTATCAGCCTATACAAGAACTGCAACCATTATATGCAATGAGGCTTGCAAGGCTCAGACAGCTGTGTGATTACGGACGAGTAGTGGAGATTCCCTGGCCTCCTTTCTACCCATCAGCCAGACTAACTTGTTGAGTACAGCAAAGATGGAATGCGCCAAAATAACTTGGCCAGAGGTATACCACCCTCTCCCAGAAAACGGATGTGTTAGAGAGCTATAGCTATCCTATTTGCTATGCCCAGCGTGTTCCCATTAATTATCTTTATTGTACTGTAGAGACATCCAGTTTAATAGGTACCACTGTATTTACCAACTGTGCCACCTAGCATCACATTAGTGGTACAGGCATTCACTGCCTGCTCTTTCATAGCCACTTTGCCTTAATCCACCAGTATGCCCACCCTCAAGCTGACTGGACTTCTGTTTCACAGACACCATGCATCTGAAAATGTGACTCACAATTCATCATTCTGCACATTCTTCCCCCACACTGCAATGTGCCTGGGAGATTTTTGGCAGCTTTGTCATAGCCTACCCGCAGGTTTTTGGAAGGTGAAAAGTCCCATTTGAGGTCTTTGCTCAGAGCTGACACGTTGACACCTCTGGGGATGTAGATACTTTGGGTCTGAGTGCTGATGTCTGTCAGAGGCCTCTGGATACCATCAAAAATGGCCCCCATAATGCCAGGGCCAAGTTCCACTGAGAGGGGTTTGCCAGTACGGAGTACAGGATCTCCTACAGAGACACCAGCTAAAGAGGTCGGTTCAGGAAAAGCTCATCCACGCATTTACCAAAAGACATTTTATCTCACCAATTCAACTGCTCAGATTGTGCAATGCAATGTATCGCAAAGGAGATAAGCATTCAGCCTCTATTCTCATACCTCAGGCTGGAATAATTAAGATTGATGTTTTCACTCTCCAGAGAGGAGACACTAAATATTTTCCCTTATGATCACTAGTCCTGAGCCACAAAATGGAAAAGTTTACTGGAAACCCACAACCATATTTAGAGATCCAAAGAGGACAGATAAAAGCTAGCTCATCTCTAAAGAGCCTCATGTGACTTACGCCTCCTGCGGAGGGTAAGAGAATGAGTCACAGGTGACAGTTGCCATTTAATGTGCTATAGGAAGGTGCTCACATACCCTGGTGATGAGGGCTATATAAGGGCTCTTCCCATGTGAAATTAACCCGTGGAGTCAGTAGGCAAGAAGTCTATTCTCCatttaagccctcaaaatagaACTTCAGCGAGACTTCATGACCCACATAATACTTTTGCACAGAGATGGAGATGATGTAGCCAACTCCAAGTTTAATGGCTCCCTCCCTGATGTTCTCCCTCCTTCAACATCATTATCTATTAGCAAAACTGGATGGTACATTTTTGTAGCAAGCAAGTTTGGATCAACAGTATGGATTTCCCAAGGATACATGTGCTTATGTTTAGCAGAGAAATCAATCCACCCAAAGGATGAATCCTTCCCAATTTTAAAGCTGTATTAGGATATTTTAATAGTACACACTTTTTGAAACCCAagcaaaaaccaccaccaaaaactGAATTTGCTTGGTAGCTCTGGTGTTTGTCGTTTGTATTTGCCAATGAACAAATACAGTCCAGTTACCAAGTTCAAGTGTAACTGAAGTTAGACATTAAATCAGGATTGAGGTTTAAGGAGATGTGAGAATGATGGAAATTTCCTTCAATATCCTCAAAAAACCTTATTGGGCTTGTACATAACCTCTCTAGCGGGGGGATGTGATGTGATGTGTGGGAGTTCAAAGGACTATACTGAGAAAGGCAGGAATGAACGTGGGACCCCAAGTAGGTTTCCGGGGAAATATCTACAGAGAGGTTtatgcaaattccccacctccaGTCATGCCAAATCCCAGCCTTTTGACAGTACATCTGAGGAGAGGATGACattctgctgattacctgttccggGAGTTGGTGATCAAAGGCCTGAGCTATAAAAGAAACAGACTGATCTGTCCAGTCTGCGTTCTGGTTCTGTCTGAGACAGTTACAAACTTGTAATGATGGGGAAAGtccagttgtgggttttgaaagACGGACTCCTACTAAAGCCCGAGGCTGGAGTTGGGGTGACCCTGGTGAGCTTTTTAGCATGTGTATAGatgcttttattgtttttaatatgttttctctggtATTGCTTTTACTTTTAGAATAAAGGTGCTGGTTTATatagagctgtgtggtaacttgtaactgctggccaTTTCTCTGTTCATAGCCTCTGGAAAGGAAGCAAAGCCCAAACACTGGCCTGTATAGGCAGCCTggtttgctgggaatatcacagtgtaggcagggaactgtgcagcctggaaatactccCTTCTGACCAGAGTGAAACACAGGTCTCTGTCCAAGAAAAATGATGGCTGAGGAAccaggagcctagagtgggtgcccttctTGGGCCAGAGGgtgaatacaggtgcagttgctttCAACTGTAACAACAGATACAGGATATATTATGCAAGTCTTATAGAAGCAGCGGTGTACTTTGAAGACTGTCTCATTACCAGGGTTGTGCAATTATAACAATGTAATCATGCACTTTTTACACACGCTCCATCAAAACCTGTGTAAGGGATAAGGAACAGAGATGGCTTCTGCCTATGACCACTGCAATCTAGTCCCACTGAGGTTTGTTTATTTGCTCTACTCTACTCATCATCCTACCTGTTAGGATTACTTAGTTTGACAGGCCTCAAAGACACCAATGAGAAGGATACAGGTTTCTTCATAGACCTGGATAGTAGCCATATCACCCTCCAGCCGGATAATTTCTCCCACCAGCTCACAGTGGCCAACTCGTACCAACTCGTACATAGCTGCACCTGCCATGTTGCAAGCAGTGaccactgaaaaagaaaaacacctGGGTGAAACTATTTCACATCTTGTCTGAAGAAGTCTGCTAACCCAGCAAAGAATGTAGAGTGCTGGAAAGCAGAGGTCTGGTACCCAATCAGTCCATGTAAGTAGTAAGCGGGTCCTGGAGGGACAGCTGCAGAACCTATGAGCCAAAACAAAAATGTCCTGTGCTTATTACCCCTGTTCCCTGGGTCCTATGGCCAGCCGCCATTAGACCTTAGTAATCTATAGACAGCTGTAATTCATATCCAGGATATGCCCTGTACTCAGCACGAGACTAAGAAGGTTTAAGATTCTAAATGACAATCCTCCCAAATCCCTGCTAAAAAGACACTCCTTCCCCAAAGCGCATCATGAGCACATTCACCTCTgggaaaagtaaaaaaaagaCACGACACTCTCACTATTTTGACATCAGACCATCTGGTATATTGTCCATTTAACTTATGGAGtatgctggggcagggactgtgccaTTTTATTGTTACTATTTGTATTTGATAGGTTTGATTTTGCAGGAAAGTGACAGATGATTTTTAAACAGATCTTCGAAGTTGATAGAGCCTTTGCCACCTGATTAGAACTATTTTAAAGTGGATTATATTTTGGCCCTAATCTACCTCACTATCCTAAATGACCAGAAACTAACTACAATAATTTAATACAGTGGCTTATGAATGAAATGTGACTTATGTTGAAGAGATTCCTAAAGTTGTCCTGCTTTCTTCAATACAATGCCCTCTAATACACAGGGTTTGACACACAGGAAGACACGCATTCACAGTGGTtgatttataataaataaaactaaTACATAGTAACACCTTACTGACATTTCCCATGCTGGTGACTCTCAATTTCGTACATGCATGTAAAGCAGCAGACAGCTCTTTGAGGGCTTTGTGCTAGGTAGAGTATGTGTGAGTGGGGGGGGAAACAATTAACCACTTGGAAAAGCTTCACTGTGATTCCTCCAAGAGGACAAAGATCCATGAAACAGTTTTCATAATACAATGTTGAACCCACGCCTTCCCCAACTGAACAGCACCTACCGGGTCCTGAGACTCCATGGACGTAGCCAAACACGCTCTCCCTATCTTCATCTCGGATTTTGGATAGCTTGGAAAAGTTCATCTTGCCCGTTTACCTGCCCAATAAGAAGACAATCAACAGTTCATTCTCTACAGAGCAGGAACAGACCTAACCCAGTGAGTAGCGGACTCCCCTTTTCAACTCCCCTCTCCCATTGCTTCCAATTAACAGAAAACCCAGTGCAGGAGCCTCAAAATTCACGTGGTCCGATGCAccttaattcccccccccccaccaccactatgAATTCATGGCCAGCTATAGTGAATAgcagtttgcttgtttttttactTCAGCAAGACATACCAGTATGAACAAGCCTTATTACTAACAACATTGTGACACTGGCAATACAGGGCCCCAGGTGCTTATTGTGGAACTATTTCCACCCTGATTTTAACACCACTAAGTACAGCAAACTATGCTCTGAATGTATTATTTTAAGCCCAAAGTTCATCTCCCACTCCTCTCCCCCTTGCTGTAAGGCTCACTTCAATCTGCAACATTTACTAGAATGATAAGTGATTTCACAACTTTCAAACCAGCATTTCTGAGCGGCATAAGTATGTATGCAGCCTAAAGTACCACTATGCCTGGAATCCGCCCAGTGCATTTTTACAGCGTCACTGTTTAGTGTTTGTTATGTCTCTGAGATTGCTACGTCAAATGTATTCCTTCTACAAGTCAAGTGATGCCAACACCACAGCATCCAGCTGCTATACGCTCCGTTGTTAGACAGCTGGATAGATTCTGCAGGGTTAACAGGAGGCCTTACACTTACGGATTGGGAAAGACTTCAAAATAGATTTAGAGCTTAAACACAAGGATTTGCAAAACAACTCCTCACTGACTGGCCACAGACTGCAGATCCATGTCCTTTCTGTAATAACTGGCAGTTGGGCTGCACTGCGCTTGAAGTCCTGATAACAGCCTTTAACAGCTCTTTGCTTTGTCACCCATCATCCTGCTGGTTGTGTGTCATCTTGGAAACTCACCGCAATGTTACTGATCTAAGTGGGCATCACTTGCTACCCGTATGTTAATTCATTCCTAGAACAAATCCAAATAAAGTGTTGGGAAAAGCCCTGGAGATTGACTGCTCTGTGTACCCACAGTGCAGATCGGATACAGCCAAGAGCAGTTCATCCCCACCATCAAACCAACCCTGGAGAGCTGAGTTTAGGCTCATAGCGCACCCTATGCCCAGTGTCTCTGCTTAGACAGTTAACAAAAGGGTTCATCAGGGCTTGAAAAACTTGCCCCAAAACCTACTAGACCTGGTGAAAGATACATGTGCTGCTATTCCATCTGCACATACACATCACCTATCCCACCCTCCTTGCAGGGCTCCTCTTCCCAGTCTGCTCT
This genomic window contains:
- the ATP6V1A gene encoding V-type proton ATPase catalytic subunit A isoform X1 translates to MNFSKLSKIRDEDRESVFGYVHGVSGPVVTACNMAGAAMYELVRVGHCELVGEIIRLEGDMATIQVYEETSGVSVGDPVLRTGKPLSVELGPGIMGAIFDGIQRPLTDISTQTQSIYIPRGVNVSALSKDLKWDFSPSKNLRVGSHITGGDIYGLVNENSLIKHKIMLPPRNRGTVTYIAPPGNYDTSDVVLELEFEGVKEKFTMVQVWPVRQIRPVTEKLPANHPLLTGQRVLDALFPCVQGGTTAIPGAFGCGKTVISQSLSKYSNSDVIIYVGCGERGNEMSEVLRDFPELTMEVDGKVESIMKRTALVANTSNMPVAAREASIYTGITLSEYFRDMGYNVSMMADSTSRWAEALREISGRLAEMPADSGYPAYLGARLASFYERAGRVKCLGNPEREGSVSIVGAVSPPGGDFSDPVTSATLGIVQVFWGLDKKLAQRKHFPSVNWLISYSKYTRALDEYYDKHFTEFVPLRTKAKEILQEEEDLAEIVQLVGKASLAETDKITLEVAKLIKDDFLQQNGYSPYDRFCPFYKTVGMLSNMIAFYDMARRAVETTAQSDNKITWSIIRENMSEILQRLVSMKFKDPVKDGEANIKADYAQLFEDMQNAFRSLED
- the ATP6V1A gene encoding V-type proton ATPase catalytic subunit A isoform X2, yielding MNFSKLSKIRDEDRESVFGYVHGVSGPVVTACNMAGAAMYELVRVGHCELVGEIIRLEGDMATIQVYEETSGVSVGDPVLRTGKPLSVELGPGIMGAIFDGIQRPLTDISTQTQSIYIPRGVNVSALSKDLKWDFSPSKNLRVGSHITGGDIYGLVNENSLIKHKIMLPPRNRGTVTYIAPPGNYDTSDVVLELEFEGVKEKFTMVQVWPVRQIRPVTEKLPANHPLLTGQRVLDALFPCVQGGTTAIPGAFGCGKTVISQSLSKYSNSDVIIYVGCGERGNEMSEVLRDFPELTMEVDGKVESIMKRTALVANTSNMPVAAREASIYTGITLSEYFRDMGYNVSMMADSTSRWAEALREISGRLAEMPADSGYPAYLGARLASFYERAGRVKCLGNPEREGSVSIVGAVSPPGGDFSDPVTSATLGIVQVFWGLDKKLAQRKHFPSVNWLISYSKYTRALDEYYDKHFTEFVPLRTKAKEILQEEEDLAEIVQLVGKDPVKDGEANIKADYAQLFEDMQNAFRSLED